The genomic interval ATAAAAGATTATTTAagattatcttaaaaaaataattaactatgaATTTAAATATTCCTAAAACTAGCTTGACATGTCGTGTAtatgtaattaataaattaattgcaACAGTGCCTTCATTGAATTTTTAAGAGAGTTGCTCACTTAAAAATTCTCCAAAGTAAATTCCAACCGTACCATGCTCATATGTTTACCCCATTCCATTTTCTCCCAATCATTCAAATCCTAAATTTGCTCCTAAAAAAAGGGGAGAGCTATACATTTAAAGATACTAAGAAAaggataatatatatttaactagCACTATTATTCAATAGATAATCACACACAAACCACACTATTAATCACTGCTAGTTGCTTACTACACCACCAAATTAGACAGTAAATATTGAGTGAATTTCAATAGTTAATTGAGAATGGTTTGAAGTTCTTAAGATCAAGCACAATACTTGCCACTGATCCAATACCAGACACAATTGATACTATCAAACACACAAAACTTAAACTTTGCATACAGATCCATCTATGGCTCCATTTTCTGACCTTCATCTGTTTGATATACATCTCCACTGGAAAATAAACTGTTAAAGGCCAAAACCCAATTGATCCAATTACTCCCAATATATCGTTGAAAAACGGAATCAACATAGCTATAATCGTCGTGGTGATCACAAATATTGTCCTCCAaatgaatctaaataaatttagattGTAAGGACGAAAACCAGGAATAGAAATTTTGTATTCTTGGTTTATTCTTGGCCATCTTTTGATAGCCCCTTTTTCGATGAAGGCGAGGAGCGGTTGCGAATATACTTGGTATGCTCCAACGACATGAATTACAATAGCTGCATTAGCAATATCAACGAGCCAATATGGATTATAGAAACCAAATCCAGTGAGCAAGTTCCCTGGTGCTGTGTCTCCAAATGCTGCATAACCAGTCATGCCACAAAGCATATAAAATGTTGTTGTCACACCTATACTTATCTTTGTGGCTTGCTTCATTGTTTTTACTTCAGATGGTGGACTTTTTATGGTATcctgttgaattatattttgaaattagatTTATATCAGAAAAAAGACATGCGCTAGTGTAAACTAATTTTACACTGACAACCAACAACAATCATTGACTTTGCTATATCACCATATTATTGTAATTGCGTGATAAAATAATGGAACAATCAATGATTCCATGGTACGGATTAATACATTAGTTTTGAACATACAAAAGGTATACTTACTTGAATTTCAATGAGGATTTGAGAATATGAATAAGCAAAGGCCATGTTACCAAGAGATTGGAAAAATCCCCATGTTTTTTGGGCTTTTGTCACAGTTCCAATGCTTACTCCTGTGAGACTACCCTTGAAGGAAccattttctgttttattagaatcattaattaattaattaattagaaaaatgaaaatcaggcaatgaatattgttttttaaaatctaaaatatggAGTGTTATTATGAAATGAATTAAAGTAGGAATTAATGTAACCTGCAATTTTGGCAATTGCAAGAGCAAGGCTAATTAAGGAATAGGTGAAAGACATGATTGTTGCAACTATTGAGAGCCACCACATTTCATGAAAATCAGGAATTTGAGAAAAGAAAATTTGGATTACTCCAAAACTGATCATGTATGGATtgcttgaaatttgacatggatcTTTTCCTCCTGAGGAATGGAAACAGTCAGACCTTTTTATTGCCCTGTCTCAGACAAAACCAATTCAATTAAAACAAACATCAACCATAATCAAACTAGAcacactttatttttattttaaaaacaataaaaaaaaaatacatgtttaaattttaatatattcaatttttactttatattgactttatttattgatttattttaaagtacCTTAGAGCACTGCAAGACCCTAAAAACAATGTAGTagattttaataaatacattaatcaatatataactACAGCTATTTTTATCATTCATTTcccaaatttttaattaatatttatttttttctaaacaaaACTAACTATATTGAAATATTTGCAAATCTGTTAAGACTGAATGCATAACAAGACTTTCATTGATCTCGAACAGTTCATATATATAGAGCTCAGTTTTACAATAACAGAAAAAACTACAAAACTAACCAACCGAAGCTTTTACTTGTCTAACAAGTAAAAGCCCAAAATAATGCAAGGCCCAAACCAAACTACTTGATTATACAGCATTCCCTCCCTTAAACTAATCGTGGATGCATAGAATACACAATCAGTTTAGCTTTTGGCATTTCTATTACTCCAAGTTGTTTTCGAAATTTCTCAAAAGAATCAATCTTCAATGGCTTGGTGGATATATCAGCAAGCTGATCCTTTATGCCACAATGAATGAGATCTACAACTCCACACGTCTCTAAAAAAATGATGCAACACAACCCAGGCATCTACTCGAACCCGTCTCAATTTGGGCGGGGAAAATTCGCTTTGATCCCACAAGGGTCCACGTTTTCCCGAAATTAAAACTCGGGAGTGGCGACGGATTTGGGGTGTTCATATAGACTCTGCCCCTGCACTCGAACTCGTCTCgttagtaatattattgtcatttttaaattttatatacatatatatatatatatatatatatatatatattcaatatatttaattattataaatatgattttaatatttatatatttaataaatatatttaataatctTCTCTCTatcaaaaatttgattttaatattttttaattttaatgccATCAACAATAGTAGTTCCTCATCAGTTTCTCCAGCATAATGTGCCTCTTTCTCCCACTCAGAACATTCATTCCTGTAATGTCCATGTTTATGACACTTGAAGCATTCCACAGTCGCACGTTTTTGTCTACTTCTACCCCTACCTCTTCCTCTATATCCACCTCTaactccatgatcacttttttcATCTACAACTACTTTCAAAGCTTGTTTCTCTCCACGTTTTTCTGAAATTTTTACTCATGAACAACCAATGAGCTCCGAAGCTCATCAATAAAAAGTGTTTCAGTATCCTTTGACTCCTCTATTGAACATACTATGTAGTTAAATTTTTCAGTCAATGATTAATCAATGCATTTGGACACATGTTTCTAACTTTGTACTGTGAAATTTTGAAAGTGTTTTTCAGTCTAAGATTAGTTTTTTAGCATATTTCTAAACTTTGTgacaaaattgagttttaatgtaattatttgcATATTGATATTTGCTCGCTCTGCAGGCCATAACCTGAGCCGTAGATATCGGATTGACACGTGAGAGTAGGTGCTGAAAAGCTAAGAGTTAGAGTTACAACTTTTATGTCAGAGAAAAAGTCCAATTTGAAACTTTACTTTGTCAAAACTATTGATTATGTGACTTGAGctttgatattaatatttagtATCGGGTCACTTGCTTTTCATCCTAGAGCTTTTAGAG from Cicer arietinum cultivar CDC Frontier isolate Library 1 chromosome 5, Cicar.CDCFrontier_v2.0, whole genome shotgun sequence carries:
- the LOC101498858 gene encoding amino acid permease 2-like; amino-acid sequence: MGEEAHSIEVVSSNIDTKLYDDDDRVKRTGTVWTASSHIITAVLGTGVLSLAWAIAQMGWIIGPTVMLIFSLITWYTSALLADCYRHGDPNFGKRNYTFMEAVHTILGGFNDTLCGIVQYVNLYGTAIGYTIAGAISMMAIKRSDCFHSSGGKDPCQISSNPYMISFGVIQIFFSQIPDFHEMWWLSIVATIMSFTYSLISLALAIAKIAENGSFKGSLTGVSIGTVTKAQKTWGFFQSLGNMAFAYSYSQILIEIQDTIKSPPSEVKTMKQATKISIGVTTTFYMLCGMTGYAAFGDTAPGNLLTGFGFYNPYWLVDIANAAIVIHVVGAYQVYSQPLLAFIEKGAIKRWPRINQEYKISIPGFRPYNLNLFRFIWRTIFVITTTIIAMLIPFFNDILGVIGSIGFWPLTVYFPVEMYIKQMKVRKWSHRWICMQSLSFVCLIVSIVSGIGSVASIVLDLKNFKPFSINY